Part of the Sphaerochaeta associata genome is shown below.
TAATCATCAAAAAATCATAGCAGAGTCAGGAATTGCGGTAAGTGTCTATGCAGATGATGATAAACGGTATTTGATCAAGAAAGAGGATTTTTCTGGTGGGCTCATTCCCATGGTTGAGCAAGTGTACGCTTTCATCATGAGTCTTCTGGGCTCACACTATGAGCTGGATGGATTGGTCAAGCGTCCGGTAGCGTATGACATACCGCAAACTGCCATTCGTGAAGCACTTGTCAATACAGTGGCACATAGGGCTTACGACTATGAGGCTCCTACGCGGATTACTCTTTTTCCGGATAGGATTGAATTCTTGAATCCGGGTACGTTCTATGCTCCCATCAATCCAGAGAATCTCAAGGAAGGCCTTTCTCGATACCGAAATCCCTTGATTTCCGATGCCTTGAGGAAGAAAGGATATATGGAAAAGCAAGGTATAGGTATCAACCTCATCATAGCAAGTTGCCTTGAAGCTGGTCTCGGGGAGCCTCAGTTCATCGAGCTTGAGCATCATGTGAAACTGGTCATGTTCAGAAGGCAATCAAGCGCCGATTATGTTTCTGATGCTCCAGAGTATCCCTACGACATTCCTGTCATGAAGCGATATTTCTCAGCAAAAGGATTCTTTTCCTCCAAGGAATTCGCCCAATACATTGGTAAATCACTATCTATGGCCAAGAAGGTACTGTTTGATTTACAACAGCAGAAGGTGGTTGAAATGGTTGGTAAAGGTCC
Proteins encoded:
- a CDS encoding RNA-binding domain-containing protein, which codes for MRYESIESKILEFKERLDDYSRLLETVTAFANTQGGTIIIGIRDSDRLIVGLDRDDIERYSQELPQAIVDAVSPQIAVDLYEQHIGGKTCVTIRVFPGPQKPYFLKRVGYPLGVFIRFGAHNRVADTYAIEQFSQSRSGVRYEQQPCPEISYEDLSKDLLGNLFTDYDQSILIGAGYALAEVSGRTIPNVAGTLLFYPNHQKIIAESGIAVSVYADDDKRYLIKKEDFSGGLIPMVEQVYAFIMSLLGSHYELDGLVKRPVAYDIPQTAIREALVNTVAHRAYDYEAPTRITLFPDRIEFLNPGTFYAPINPENLKEGLSRYRNPLISDALRKKGYMEKQGIGINLIIASCLEAGLGEPQFIELEHHVKLVMFRRQSSADYVSDAPEYPYDIPVMKRYFSAKGFFSSKEFAQYIGKSLSMAKKVLFDLQQQKVVEMVGKGPATKYRFIN